A window of the Desulfotignum phosphitoxidans DSM 13687 genome harbors these coding sequences:
- a CDS encoding MFS transporter, with protein MSDSTPGEEPPVAYSGQDTPDPSRVQYGIVFVITLVHFTGDFYSSFFSPLLPAFVDKLGLTLTQVGLLTGLVRLLAFMIQPVVGYLSDRHESRWFVFTGLFLAFFCIPFSGIAPNFYVLLLVLSLGSLGSSMFHPATTGMVPLYSGNRTGFCLSIYNTGGTLAFALGPVFITWYVAHWGLEAMPWTGMLGLVAFLFCFLYLPRPKSENLSHLGFFKSLKATLGPVYKIIFLIWLVMFLRAVTGQAFMTFMPIFLVNEGHPLPSVGLIVAFFIIAGTLSGLLAGYMADRTGFKKIFFISYLFMAPALMLYLYLPGPWVFAGAFVAGFFVLAPLPLGVVMAQKLVPQSRAMVSSLMMGLAYGLGGAVSPLVGGLADVYGIEPVLFALSFIPLICLGVIARFPRVV; from the coding sequence ATGTCTGATTCAACCCCCGGGGAAGAACCCCCTGTCGCGTATTCGGGCCAGGACACTCCGGATCCCAGCCGGGTCCAGTACGGCATTGTTTTTGTGATCACCCTGGTGCATTTTACGGGTGATTTTTATTCCTCGTTTTTTTCACCGCTTTTGCCCGCGTTTGTGGACAAGCTGGGACTGACCCTGACCCAGGTGGGACTGCTCACCGGGCTGGTGCGGCTTTTGGCTTTTATGATCCAGCCAGTGGTGGGATATCTGTCCGACCGGCATGAGAGCCGGTGGTTTGTGTTTACCGGACTGTTTCTGGCGTTTTTCTGCATTCCGTTTTCAGGCATCGCTCCCAATTTTTATGTGCTGCTTTTGGTTCTGAGTCTGGGGTCTTTGGGCTCTTCCATGTTTCATCCGGCCACCACGGGCATGGTGCCGCTGTACAGCGGCAACCGCACCGGGTTCTGCCTGTCCATCTACAATACGGGCGGGACCCTGGCCTTTGCGTTGGGACCCGTGTTCATCACCTGGTATGTGGCCCATTGGGGCCTGGAAGCCATGCCCTGGACCGGAATGCTGGGACTGGTGGCGTTTTTGTTCTGTTTTCTATATCTGCCACGACCCAAAAGTGAAAACCTGTCTCACTTAGGATTTTTCAAATCATTGAAAGCCACTTTGGGGCCTGTGTACAAAATCATTTTTCTCATCTGGCTGGTCATGTTTCTGCGGGCCGTCACGGGCCAGGCATTCATGACATTCATGCCCATTTTTCTGGTGAATGAGGGACATCCGCTGCCCAGCGTGGGCCTGATTGTGGCGTTTTTCATCATAGCCGGCACCTTGAGCGGACTGTTGGCCGGATATATGGCGGACCGCACGGGGTTCAAAAAAATCTTTTTCATCTCTTATCTGTTCATGGCCCCGGCCCTGATGCTTTACCTGTACCTGCCCGGCCCCTGGGTATTTGCCGGCGCATTTGTGGCCGGTTTTTTCGTGCTGGCACCCTTGCCTTTAGGCGTGGTCATGGCCCAGAAACTGGTACCCCAGTCCCGGGCCATGGTATCCAGCCTGATGATGGGACTGGCCTATGGACTGGGCGGGGCCGTGTCTCCCCTGGTGGGGGGGCTGGCTGATGTCTACGGCATCGAACCTGTGCTGTTTGCCCTGTCATTCATTCCCTTGATCTGCCTGGGGGTCATTGCCCGGTTTCCCAGGGTGGTGTGA
- the recJ gene encoding single-stranded-DNA-specific exonuclease RecJ, which produces MPIKTHVTYADIDPDNARRLSQELGCHPVTAGLIWHRGFTTVESARFYLNPDFSRLTDPFAMKDMQKAVERIYFAVINREKILIFGDFDADGVTATALLHEFLSCVTDRITWYIPHRIKEGYGLLPEHIQMAAEQAVDLIITVDCGISGTDAVAAAAIEDMDVIITDHHEPGPVLPQAVAILDPKQPDCPSGLSFLAGVGVAFFLVMGLRKFFREKGIWESCPEPRLLPFLDLFAMGTIGDMVPLINENRVLSMAGIRQMQKNARPGIQALAKAARIDVTRLDSDDISFKMVPRINAAGRMSHARICVSLLTSQTLADAEKIAFLLDDLNAQRQTIEQEIIMQIERRIHDNPSLLENRLLMLWDKHWNPSVLGIAASKLSKKYVCPVLLLSCNHEMAVGSGRSINNINIHKALTAHAHLLEKFGGHAMASGLTLSLDRLTDLATGLQTHLQTHYTREDFSKTLTIDAILDISDIRLDLVRDLDRLRPFGMNNPEPLFLARHLKVVSSQIIGRCHRKMMLQSADNQSGPVVEAFHFNVPDTRQLPVFYEQLAFRLKQSKFKADTPQMIVEEM; this is translated from the coding sequence ATGCCAATAAAAACACACGTCACATATGCGGATATCGATCCGGACAACGCCCGCCGGCTTTCACAGGAACTGGGGTGCCATCCGGTCACGGCCGGCCTGATCTGGCACCGGGGATTTACTACCGTGGAATCGGCCCGGTTTTATTTGAATCCGGATTTTTCCCGCCTCACCGATCCGTTTGCCATGAAAGACATGCAAAAGGCTGTGGAACGGATCTATTTTGCTGTCATCAACCGGGAAAAAATTCTGATATTCGGTGATTTTGATGCCGACGGGGTAACGGCCACGGCACTGCTCCATGAATTTCTGTCCTGTGTGACCGACCGGATTACCTGGTATATTCCCCACCGTATCAAGGAAGGGTACGGCCTGCTCCCGGAACATATCCAGATGGCAGCCGAACAGGCCGTGGACCTGATCATCACCGTGGACTGCGGCATCAGCGGCACAGACGCGGTGGCGGCCGCTGCTATAGAAGACATGGATGTCATCATCACCGACCATCATGAACCCGGACCGGTGCTGCCACAGGCGGTGGCCATTCTGGACCCCAAACAGCCGGACTGCCCGTCAGGGCTCTCTTTTTTGGCCGGTGTGGGTGTGGCGTTTTTCCTGGTCATGGGACTGCGTAAATTCTTCCGGGAAAAAGGGATCTGGGAATCGTGTCCTGAACCCCGGCTGCTGCCGTTTCTGGACTTGTTTGCCATGGGCACCATCGGAGATATGGTGCCGCTGATCAACGAAAACCGGGTGTTGAGCATGGCCGGGATCCGACAGATGCAGAAAAACGCCCGGCCCGGGATCCAGGCCCTGGCAAAAGCGGCCCGCATCGATGTCACCCGGCTGGATTCCGATGACATCTCTTTTAAAATGGTGCCCCGGATCAATGCCGCCGGCCGGATGTCCCATGCCCGCATCTGCGTGTCTCTGCTCACCAGCCAAACTTTGGCGGATGCGGAAAAAATTGCCTTTCTGCTGGATGATCTTAATGCCCAGCGCCAGACCATTGAGCAGGAGATCATCATGCAGATTGAACGTCGCATCCATGACAACCCGTCCCTGCTGGAAAACCGGTTGCTCATGCTGTGGGACAAACACTGGAACCCCAGCGTACTGGGGATTGCCGCATCCAAACTGTCCAAAAAATATGTATGCCCGGTGCTTCTTTTATCCTGCAATCATGAAATGGCTGTGGGATCCGGCCGGAGCATCAACAACATCAATATCCATAAGGCCCTGACCGCCCATGCCCATCTGCTGGAAAAATTCGGGGGCCATGCCATGGCATCGGGCCTGACCCTTTCTCTGGACCGGCTGACCGACCTGGCAACCGGACTTCAGACCCATCTGCAAACCCATTATACCCGGGAAGATTTCTCAAAAACCCTGACCATCGATGCCATACTGGACATCTCCGACATCCGCCTGGATCTGGTCCGGGACCTGGACCGGCTGCGGCCCTTCGGCATGAACAATCCCGAACCTTTGTTTCTTGCCAGGCACCTGAAAGTGGTATCTTCCCAGATCATCGGCCGGTGCCACAGAAAAATGATGCTTCAGAGCGCTGACAACCAGTCTGGGCCCGTGGTGGAAGCGTTTCATTTCAATGTACCGGACACCCGTCAACTGCCTGTTTTCTATGAACAGCTGGCATTCCGCCTGAAACAAAGCAAATTCAAGGCAGATACGCCCCAGATGATTGTTGAGGAAATGTAA
- the miaB gene encoding tRNA (N6-isopentenyl adenosine(37)-C2)-methylthiotransferase MiaB: MHYNGYAHIHTIGCQMNVYDSEKLGTVLHALGYQLTRHPEQADIIVCNTCAIRHKAEEKAFSFLGRFAKEKRKNPRLITVMAGCVAQQEGKNAFQRLPHLDLVLGTQAFSRFSTHIAALKSGQRQIVDTAPSDVIFETLPDDTAFAENPVSKFVTIMQGCDNFCTYCVVPYVRGRERSRSWQSIVAEIEILAEKGIREVTLLGQNVNSYGAKENSLSFAGLLEKVAGVDGIHRIRFATSHPKDLSHDLIRAMADLDKVCDHLHLPVQSGSNRILKKMNRGYTAELYLSRIDALRSAIPDIGLSTDIIVGFPSETSEEFEQTMALVKQVGFDSIFAFAYSDRSSAPAAKFSDPVDDTEKMARLNRLLTFQDTMTQKKNEQMTGRVVQVLVEGVSLKQHDGFVKTTPHTRQMTGRSEANKIVHFPSDTLAAGDLVEIKILNAYPHSLWGTASGTVMP; the protein is encoded by the coding sequence ATGCATTATAACGGGTATGCCCATATTCATACCATCGGATGCCAGATGAATGTCTATGATTCCGAAAAACTGGGCACCGTGTTACATGCCTTAGGGTATCAACTGACCCGGCATCCGGAACAGGCGGATATTATTGTGTGCAACACCTGCGCCATCCGTCACAAGGCAGAGGAAAAAGCGTTCAGTTTTCTGGGCCGGTTTGCCAAAGAAAAACGAAAAAACCCCCGTCTCATCACGGTCATGGCCGGGTGCGTGGCCCAGCAGGAAGGGAAAAACGCATTCCAGCGCCTGCCCCACCTGGACCTGGTGCTGGGGACCCAGGCATTTTCCCGGTTTAGCACCCATATTGCGGCATTGAAATCCGGTCAGCGGCAGATCGTGGACACGGCACCGTCGGATGTCATTTTCGAGACCCTGCCCGATGATACGGCGTTTGCGGAAAACCCGGTGTCCAAATTTGTCACCATCATGCAGGGGTGTGACAATTTCTGCACCTATTGCGTGGTGCCCTATGTCCGGGGCAGGGAGCGAAGCCGGTCCTGGCAGTCCATTGTGGCGGAGATCGAGATACTGGCGGAAAAAGGCATCCGGGAAGTGACCCTGCTGGGCCAGAATGTCAACTCCTATGGGGCCAAGGAAAACAGCCTCTCATTTGCCGGTCTTCTGGAAAAAGTGGCGGGTGTTGACGGCATTCACCGGATCCGGTTCGCCACCTCGCACCCCAAAGACCTGTCGCACGATCTGATCCGGGCCATGGCCGATCTGGACAAAGTGTGCGATCATCTGCATCTGCCCGTGCAGTCCGGTTCCAACCGGATTTTGAAAAAAATGAACCGGGGATACACGGCGGAACTCTATCTTTCCAGAATCGATGCCCTGCGGTCCGCCATTCCGGACATCGGTCTGTCCACGGACATTATCGTGGGGTTTCCGTCTGAAACATCGGAAGAGTTTGAACAAACCATGGCCCTGGTCAAACAGGTGGGGTTTGATTCCATTTTTGCGTTTGCTTACTCAGACCGGTCCTCCGCGCCGGCGGCAAAATTTTCAGATCCCGTGGATGACACGGAAAAAATGGCCCGCCTCAACCGGTTGCTGACATTCCAGGACACCATGACCCAGAAGAAAAATGAACAGATGACCGGCCGGGTGGTTCAGGTTCTGGTGGAAGGGGTCAGCTTAAAACAGCATGACGGGTTTGTGAAAACCACGCCTCATACCCGGCAGATGACCGGCAGAAGCGAAGCCAATAAAATCGTTCATTTTCCATCCGACACCCTGGCCGCCGGCGATTTGGTGGAAATCAAAATTTTGAATGCCTATCCCCATTCCCTGTGGGGGACAGCCTCTGGAACAGTGATGCCATGA
- a CDS encoding ATP-binding protein → MLYENIKLFFNEYIEDDELRKKFEKETESLCLEMVKLACLITIFFYPVFGILDIFSFPEEYPKIWLIRATICIVFSILFLALKSGYEKNNIKNIGMLIIVANGVAIATMCHITGGPYSIYYAGINLILLVTVLILPIDVKRASISCLIIYIYYILPLPLIYDDNIYKIDNLSNIVSNNFFLLTTMILCIIGTFFKNRNRLEQLKTRIELENSNKNLEKITQKLEATNKKLRELDETKMRFFANVSHELRTPLTLIIGPLEQLLHGWNDIDPVPMLRSMEANAHRLLRQVNTILDFAKADVGKLTCHYKVGNLGKILSEFVQASLPYSKQKNIEMTVSGADEIPDTALDIEKVETIAANLISNALKFTSDNGKISIRAGKENQVIWFEVQDTGLGIPEDKIDNLFERFHQVDDQHSRNNEGTGLGLAMVRELTLLHGGKVDVHSKIGKGSVFRVELPMKPRSPENDRRKSTGRRKIDKIVEERLEALVGREYHKRGKINKKTLFADMSKGSGLVDSIDVGYADKKKSVPPDAQKILVVEDNPDLRAFIVSNLFETYLVEQAENGRTGLDLARRMNPDLIISDVMMPEMDGYELCREIRKDPFLSRVPIILVTAKSGGEAVEAGLEIGATDYVPKPFEMRELKARIATHLKNRFLEKNINEQETRLTAIGQMTSAVVHDLKNPLNTIMGFTQIAQQDSETLGEKEISKNLSYVMESGVRLNRMIAEILDFAKGYAPRLNSEAVLLVPFLETTLTVHKERLSQLGISLFSRHIGCGNVQVCFDSDQMHRVLENLIMNSKDAFFNSNHEIPEKIIRVETKWDKNRIKIRFSDNGPGIPEEVKKSIFDPFTTTGKKTGVGLGLSTVRNIVSAHSGTIAVETNEEKGGAVFELTFPVAQPQGQSE, encoded by the coding sequence AAGCGGTTATGAAAAAAATAATATAAAAAATATCGGCATGCTTATCATAGTAGCAAATGGTGTTGCAATTGCTACTATGTGTCATATAACTGGCGGGCCTTATAGCATATATTATGCAGGTATTAATTTAATACTACTGGTTACAGTGTTAATTTTACCTATTGATGTAAAACGAGCTAGTATTTCATGTTTAATCATATACATATATTACATTTTGCCATTACCTTTAATTTATGATGATAATATTTATAAAATCGACAACTTATCTAATATTGTATCCAATAATTTTTTCTTATTAACGACAATGATTTTATGTATCATTGGAACTTTTTTTAAGAATAGAAATAGATTAGAACAATTAAAAACGAGGATAGAACTTGAAAATTCAAACAAAAACCTTGAAAAAATAACTCAGAAACTTGAAGCGACCAACAAGAAATTACGTGAGCTCGATGAGACAAAAATGCGATTTTTTGCCAATGTGAGCCATGAGCTTCGAACCCCGTTGACCCTGATCATCGGCCCCCTTGAACAGCTTTTACACGGCTGGAATGATATAGATCCTGTTCCCATGCTCAGGTCAATGGAAGCAAACGCCCATCGACTCTTGAGGCAGGTGAACACCATACTGGATTTTGCCAAGGCAGATGTAGGGAAGCTGACCTGTCACTATAAAGTGGGGAATCTGGGTAAAATTCTTTCTGAGTTTGTTCAGGCAAGCCTTCCTTATTCAAAACAAAAAAATATTGAAATGACTGTTTCCGGTGCGGATGAAATTCCTGATACCGCCCTTGATATTGAAAAGGTGGAAACCATTGCAGCCAACCTTATTTCAAATGCGCTGAAATTCACATCAGACAACGGTAAAATAAGCATTCGTGCCGGAAAAGAGAACCAGGTTATCTGGTTTGAAGTTCAGGATACGGGGTTGGGGATACCTGAAGATAAGATAGACAATCTTTTTGAACGGTTTCATCAGGTAGACGACCAGCATTCCCGGAATAATGAGGGGACAGGACTCGGCCTGGCAATGGTGCGTGAGTTAACCCTGCTCCATGGCGGAAAAGTCGACGTACATTCCAAAATCGGCAAAGGATCTGTTTTTCGGGTTGAGCTTCCAATGAAACCCCGTTCCCCTGAAAACGATCGTAGAAAGAGCACTGGACGGAGAAAGATCGACAAAATTGTGGAAGAAAGGCTTGAGGCACTGGTGGGCAGGGAATACCATAAAAGGGGCAAAATCAATAAAAAAACCTTGTTTGCCGACATGAGCAAGGGCAGCGGTCTGGTTGACAGCATTGATGTGGGATATGCAGATAAAAAAAAATCAGTGCCACCAGACGCCCAGAAAATTTTAGTGGTGGAGGACAACCCGGATTTAAGGGCATTCATCGTCAGCAATCTTTTTGAAACATATCTGGTGGAGCAGGCAGAAAACGGGCGCACAGGTCTGGATCTGGCCAGGCGCATGAATCCGGATTTGATAATATCTGATGTGATGATGCCTGAGATGGACGGATATGAACTCTGTCGTGAAATCCGTAAAGATCCTTTCCTTTCCAGGGTGCCGATTATCCTGGTCACTGCAAAGTCCGGGGGAGAGGCGGTTGAGGCCGGGCTTGAAATCGGTGCCACGGATTATGTTCCCAAGCCTTTTGAAATGAGGGAATTGAAAGCCCGCATTGCCACCCATTTAAAAAATCGCTTTCTGGAAAAAAATATCAATGAGCAGGAAACCCGATTGACCGCCATTGGACAGATGACAAGTGCCGTGGTCCATGACCTTAAGAATCCGTTGAATACGATCATGGGATTTACCCAGATCGCCCAGCAGGATTCCGAAACTCTTGGCGAAAAAGAAATTTCTAAAAATTTGTCCTATGTGATGGAATCAGGTGTTCGGCTTAATCGGATGATCGCTGAAATACTGGATTTTGCAAAAGGGTATGCCCCCCGGCTGAACAGTGAGGCGGTTTTGCTGGTTCCTTTTTTGGAAACAACATTGACCGTTCATAAGGAGCGGCTGTCACAGCTGGGGATTTCCCTGTTTTCCAGACATATCGGATGCGGTAATGTCCAGGTTTGTTTTGATTCAGATCAAATGCATCGTGTTCTTGAGAATCTTATCATGAATTCAAAAGATGCTTTTTTTAATTCAAACCATGAGATCCCGGAGAAAATAATCCGGGTTGAAACCAAATGGGATAAAAATCGTATCAAGATTCGATTTTCAGACAATGGACCGGGTATTCCTGAAGAGGTCAAAAAATCCATTTTTGACCCATTCACCACCACAGGGAAAAAAACCGGTGTGGGGCTTGGCCTTTCAACCGTCCGAAATATTGTGTCAGCCCACTCAGGAACCATTGCTGTTGAAACGAATGAAGAAAAAGGGGGTGCCGTGTTTGAGTTGACATTTCCAGTGGCGCAGCCTCAAGGACAATCCGAATGA
- a CDS encoding methionyl aminopeptidase — protein MKTKTVRIGRNDPCPCGSGKKYKHCCRNSKKEVSVKDTYKQQYNIILKTPAQIEGIRRAGRLLMQIMDGVEKMIRPGLVTEEINTFVHNQTLQAGGISAPLNYRGFPKSVCVSINEVICHGIPGDRALQDGDIVNVDITPILDGYYADASKTFFVGTPGPAARKIVSVAAQSLKLGMEAVAPGATLGDVGYAIQSYAEAQGCSVVREFVGHGVGIDFHEQPQVLHFGSPGKGVVLVPGMVFTIEPMINLGKKELHVLPDKWTAVTNDGSLSAQFEQTILVTENGFESLTPYDL, from the coding sequence ATGAAAACCAAAACCGTGAGGATCGGCAGAAACGATCCATGTCCCTGCGGCAGTGGGAAAAAATACAAACACTGCTGTCGAAACAGTAAAAAGGAAGTATCTGTGAAAGACACCTACAAACAGCAATACAACATTATTTTAAAAACCCCGGCCCAGATCGAAGGGATCCGGCGGGCGGGCAGACTGTTGATGCAGATCATGGACGGGGTGGAAAAAATGATCCGTCCGGGCCTTGTGACCGAAGAGATCAACACCTTTGTCCACAACCAGACCCTCCAGGCCGGAGGTATTTCCGCCCCCTTGAACTACCGGGGGTTTCCCAAAAGCGTGTGCGTATCCATCAATGAAGTGATCTGTCACGGCATCCCCGGAGACCGGGCCCTGCAGGACGGAGATATCGTGAACGTGGATATCACACCCATTCTGGACGGGTATTATGCCGATGCCAGCAAAACATTTTTTGTGGGCACCCCGGGGCCGGCCGCCAGAAAAATCGTGTCTGTGGCGGCCCAGTCCCTGAAACTGGGTATGGAAGCCGTGGCTCCGGGCGCGACCTTAGGCGATGTGGGGTATGCCATTCAAAGCTATGCCGAAGCCCAGGGATGTTCCGTGGTCCGGGAATTTGTGGGTCATGGGGTGGGCATTGATTTCCATGAACAGCCCCAGGTGCTGCACTTCGGATCTCCGGGCAAAGGCGTGGTCCTGGTGCCCGGCATGGTGTTCACCATCGAGCCCATGATCAATCTGGGCAAAAAAGAGCTGCATGTGCTGCCGGATAAATGGACGGCCGTGACCAATGACGGGTCTTTGTCGGCCCAGTTCGAGCAGACCATTCTGGTGACGGAAAACGGATTTGAAAGCCTGACCCCGTACGATCTTTAG
- a CDS encoding HD domain-containing phosphohydrolase: protein MNNVGKILIVDDDKMNRLLLNTILSRMSYHVSEAFDGIDCLEKAVSLCPDLILMDVKMPGMDGLDVTRQLKKNDETKNIPVLIISAHDQLPERVRAVEAGAEDFLSKPVEQIILKAKVKSLLKIKEYNDNIHNYQKKLEKEVEKKTVSLKQALDDLQSASDKLRLYSMDTILRLSQAAEYRDMETGEHIQRIGYYIHAIGKALSLSDQEIETYQYASPMHDVGKIGIPDQILMKPGPLNESEWKIMKQHTIIGGKILSGSDSSILKTAEAIALTHHEKWNGCGYPYKLKGLDIPIAGRITAIADVFDALTSKRPYKKAFSVEKAFDIMAEERGKSFDPELMDAFFSIKKELAEIRNTHNLDYKAPLTLSELTFPQQSSGAYLP from the coding sequence ATGAACAATGTTGGAAAAATTCTAATTGTTGACGATGACAAAATGAATCGACTTTTGTTGAATACCATTCTGTCTCGAATGTCTTATCATGTGAGCGAAGCGTTTGACGGCATTGACTGCCTGGAAAAAGCGGTATCCCTTTGTCCGGACCTTATCCTCATGGATGTAAAAATGCCGGGAATGGATGGGCTGGATGTGACCCGTCAGCTGAAAAAGAACGATGAAACAAAAAATATTCCTGTCTTGATCATTTCCGCCCATGATCAATTGCCTGAACGTGTCAGAGCGGTTGAAGCAGGGGCGGAAGATTTCCTGTCCAAGCCGGTGGAACAGATTATTTTAAAAGCCAAGGTAAAGTCATTGCTTAAAATTAAGGAATATAATGACAATATTCACAATTATCAGAAAAAACTGGAAAAAGAGGTTGAGAAGAAAACCGTCAGCCTGAAGCAGGCGCTTGATGATTTGCAGTCTGCATCCGACAAGTTGCGTTTATATTCCATGGACACCATACTGAGGCTTTCCCAGGCGGCAGAATACAGAGACATGGAAACCGGGGAACACATCCAGCGCATTGGATATTATATCCATGCAATTGGAAAGGCATTATCGCTCAGTGATCAGGAGATAGAAACCTATCAATATGCATCCCCCATGCATGATGTGGGAAAAATTGGAATTCCTGACCAGATCCTGATGAAACCCGGTCCCCTAAATGAGTCGGAGTGGAAGATCATGAAGCAGCATACAATAATTGGCGGGAAAATTTTGAGCGGGTCAGATTCAAGTATCCTCAAAACGGCCGAGGCAATTGCCTTGACCCATCATGAAAAATGGAATGGCTGTGGATATCCATACAAACTCAAAGGCCTGGATATTCCAATAGCCGGAAGAATTACCGCCATTGCCGATGTCTTTGATGCCCTTACTTCCAAACGCCCGTATAAAAAAGCTTTTTCTGTGGAAAAAGCGTTTGATATCATGGCCGAAGAGCGTGGAAAAAGTTTTGATCCTGAGCTGATGGATGCTTTTTTTTCAATAAAAAAAGAGCTTGCTGAAATTCGAAATACACATAATCTTGATTATAAAGCGCCGCTGACGTTGTCTGAACTTACATTTCCTCAACAATCATCTGGGGCGTATCTGCCTTGA
- a CDS encoding DUF4911 domain-containing protein, whose protein sequence is MTLQMLHKEYRVDKTRIGFIKFIFEAYEGIAVVTTLDARTGHVRFAIAPDQVEEAFQIIADLKKDVEFHAL, encoded by the coding sequence ATGACCCTGCAGATGCTGCACAAGGAATACCGGGTGGACAAAACCCGCATCGGATTCATTAAATTCATATTCGAGGCCTATGAAGGCATTGCCGTGGTGACCACGTTGGATGCCCGGACCGGGCATGTGCGTTTTGCCATTGCACCGGACCAGGTTGAAGAGGCATTTCAGATCATTGCGGATTTGAAAAAGGATGTTGAATTTCATGCATTATAA
- a CDS encoding B12-binding domain-containing radical SAM protein, whose product MAQVVLVQPPIEDYYLTRKRTLPYGLMSIAAGLRSHGITTAIMDGLATRKSKPMHRPERFTYMDEFYGRADRSLFCLFHTYRHFGYHLDHIALETARHTPFLVGISSLFSAYHDTAMATAAAIRRRNSNVVIVMGGHHPTLFPEQVIACPDIDYVLRGEGEHSLPLLYRALQENTPASQVPGIAFQENSDNVQNPGRQVIQPPYWTPDLSKLPIPDPVDLSYYRRKHQDAIMVVSSRGCPMPCSYCAVSAVSSHGRYRKRPVAHVIKEIQNQAAGRDIGFIDFEDENISLDRAWFLALLEGISNVFTDRPPVELRAMNGLFPPSLDIEMIQAMAAAGFKTLNLSVGSMSAAQLKRFRRPDVRAAHDQVLGWAQKQGLDCVSYLIAAAPGQHASDSLADLLYLGARPTLAGLSIFYPAPGSKDYDQCRQSGILPGYFSLMRSTAFPVDHTTTRVQAVTLLRLSRILNYLKHRADAGLAPPCPGPVPHADTLIDPDLDREKVSDRLVQWFLNDGNIRGVDQEGQLYVHKTDPDLCRAFAANMRRYPPVGVKPPRR is encoded by the coding sequence ATGGCACAGGTGGTCCTGGTACAGCCGCCCATTGAGGACTATTACCTGACCCGCAAGCGCACCCTGCCCTATGGGCTGATGTCCATTGCCGCAGGGCTTAGGTCCCATGGAATCACCACAGCCATCATGGATGGCCTGGCCACCCGGAAATCAAAACCCATGCACCGGCCGGAACGGTTCACTTATATGGATGAATTTTACGGCCGGGCCGACCGGTCGTTGTTCTGCCTGTTTCATACATACCGGCATTTCGGGTATCACCTGGATCATATCGCTCTGGAAACAGCCCGGCATACGCCTTTTCTGGTGGGCATCTCTTCTTTGTTTTCCGCGTATCATGACACAGCCATGGCCACAGCCGCGGCCATTCGGCGCCGGAATTCCAACGTGGTCATTGTCATGGGCGGGCATCATCCCACCTTGTTTCCTGAACAGGTAATCGCTTGTCCGGACATCGATTATGTGCTCCGGGGAGAAGGGGAACACTCCCTGCCTCTGCTGTACCGGGCCCTCCAGGAAAACACCCCTGCCTCACAGGTTCCCGGCATCGCGTTTCAGGAAAATTCCGACAATGTTCAGAATCCGGGCCGACAGGTGATCCAGCCGCCTTACTGGACCCCGGATCTGTCCAAGCTGCCCATACCGGATCCTGTGGATCTTTCCTATTATCGCAGAAAACATCAGGATGCCATCATGGTGGTGTCCAGCCGGGGATGCCCCATGCCCTGTTCCTATTGTGCCGTGTCTGCCGTCTCCAGCCATGGCCGGTACCGAAAACGTCCGGTGGCCCATGTGATCAAAGAGATCCAAAACCAGGCGGCCGGACGGGATATCGGATTTATCGATTTTGAGGATGAAAATATCAGCCTGGACCGGGCCTGGTTTCTGGCACTGCTGGAGGGGATTTCAAACGTTTTTACAGACCGGCCTCCCGTGGAGCTGCGGGCCATGAACGGGCTGTTCCCTCCGTCTCTGGACATAGAAATGATCCAGGCCATGGCAGCCGCGGGATTCAAGACATTGAACCTGTCTGTGGGGTCCATGTCGGCAGCGCAGCTGAAACGGTTCCGGCGCCCGGATGTCCGGGCCGCCCATGATCAGGTTCTGGGCTGGGCCCAAAAACAGGGGCTTGACTGTGTGTCTTATCTGATTGCCGCGGCCCCGGGCCAGCATGCATCCGATTCTCTGGCGGATCTGCTGTATCTGGGGGCCCGGCCCACCCTGGCAGGGCTGTCCATTTTTTATCCGGCCCCGGGCAGTAAGGATTATGATCAGTGCCGGCAGTCAGGAATTTTACCAGGCTATTTTTCTTTGATGCGGTCCACGGCCTTTCCCGTGGATCACACCACCACCCGGGTTCAGGCCGTGACCCTGCTGCGCCTGAGCCGGATACTGAATTATCTGAAACATCGGGCGGATGCCGGTCTGGCACCCCCCTGCCCCGGGCCGGTGCCGCATGCGGACACGCTTATTGACCCGGATCTGGACAGGGAAAAAGTCAGTGACCGGCTGGTCCAGTGGTTTTTAAATGACGGCAACATCCGGGGCGTGGATCAGGAAGGACAATTGTATGTACACAAAACCGATCCGGATCTGTGCCGGGCCTTTGCGGCAAACATGCGCAGATATCCGCCAGTGGGGGTAAAACCCCCCCGGCGGTAA